In bacterium, a genomic segment contains:
- a CDS encoding zinc ribbon domain-containing protein: MANRELMCLECGHTFEIYTDSDDEDLEAECPVCGSVDTTRTYDEDTEVDEEHLKESEDSDDSDDLSINLDDE; encoded by the coding sequence ATGGCTAACCGTGAACTGATGTGCCTCGAATGTGGCCACACGTTCGAGATCTACACCGACTCTGACGACGAGGACCTCGAAGCCGAGTGCCCCGTCTGCGGCAGCGTCGACACGACCCGCACGTATGACGAGGACACCGAGGTCGACGAGGAACATCTGAAGGAAAGCGAAGATTCAGACGACTCGGACGACCTGAGCATCAACCTCGACGACGAGTAG
- the mazG gene encoding nucleoside triphosphate pyrophosphohydrolase, whose protein sequence is MFSELMEVVRLLRRRCPWDRKQTLASTRPLVLNETYELDEAVRMRDKAAITEELGDYFFMGLFLAEVAGKELGLSLEDSLDGVVAKLKQRHPHIYGKAKVRGAADVLANWEKIKRKHKRGGMLASVPVALPALRQAQLVQERCGRVGFDWDKPEPVLDKVEEEIGELRQELARHRKSRAREKEELGDLLFALVNLARHLDCDAEGTLKDANAKFRSRFQCVEEHFAARGRELSQVSLDEMEAVWQQAKTARSKVGTTKDKARPKSGKARSRRA, encoded by the coding sequence GTGTTTTCCGAACTGATGGAAGTCGTCCGACTGCTCCGGAGGCGCTGTCCATGGGACCGGAAGCAGACCCTGGCCTCGACGCGTCCGCTGGTGCTCAATGAGACCTACGAACTGGATGAGGCAGTGCGCATGCGCGACAAGGCGGCCATCACCGAGGAGCTCGGCGACTACTTCTTCATGGGTCTGTTTCTCGCCGAGGTCGCCGGCAAAGAACTGGGCCTGTCACTTGAGGACTCGCTTGATGGTGTCGTGGCCAAGCTCAAGCAGCGCCATCCGCACATCTACGGCAAGGCGAAGGTGCGCGGCGCGGCCGACGTGCTGGCCAACTGGGAGAAGATCAAGCGGAAGCACAAGCGCGGCGGCATGCTGGCAAGTGTCCCGGTAGCCCTGCCTGCGCTGCGGCAGGCGCAGCTCGTGCAGGAGCGTTGCGGCCGGGTAGGGTTCGACTGGGATAAGCCGGAGCCGGTGCTCGACAAGGTCGAGGAGGAAATCGGCGAGCTACGGCAGGAGCTGGCCCGGCACCGCAAGAGCCGCGCGCGCGAGAAAGAAGAGCTCGGGGACCTGTTGTTTGCGCTGGTGAATCTTGCCCGCCATCTCGACTGCGACGCGGAAGGCACGCTGAAAGACGCCAACGCCAAGTTCCGCAGCCGTTTCCAATGTGTCGAGGAGCACTTCGCGGCCAGGGGCCGGGAACTGAGTCAGGTGAGCCTTGATGAGATGGAGGCGGTATGGCAGCAGGCGAAGACCGCCAGGTCCAAAGTCGGAACTACAAAGGACAAAGCAAGGCCCAAATCAGGAAAGGCAAGAAGCAGGAGAGCCTGA